CCCGAGGGCTGCCTCCCCGCTCTCCATcctcattcccattcccatccccatcccatccccgtTACCGTGTCCCGCTCGGGGCGCTccgggccgggcgcggcggcCGCAGCGGGGAGGAGCCGCCTCCTTCTTCCGCCTCCCCGAGCGGTGCCCGCTCCTCCGCCCTCCCCGGCAGCCCAGACCGGCTCCCCGGCGTCCCTCCGGCAGCCCGGGCCGGGCAGAGCCAGCGGAGCCGCCTCCCCTTGGTGCCTCGGCCGCTGGAAGTGCCCCCAGTGAGGATGCGCTGCCTAATTAGCGCATCCATCACGCCCCGTGGCTTCGGGGACAGCTGGGATACCCTGCCTGGACGAGCAGGGTTTACGTTCAGCCGTTCGGTTTAGGAAAGGGTTACAGGGCAGAGCCGCAGCTCAGATTAGTCAGTGCTCAGTCAGCTGTCCCGGGTTTATGGCTCTGGTTCTGCAGGGGAACGAACGCAAGCTCAGCACAGGGGAGGTGGTcgcagcctggcagagccagcccacCCTCGGACCGAGCAGAGGCGGAGGTTCCGTCCGCTCCGGCTCCCGGGGCAGCGTGGAGGGCTCTGTCCTGCGCTTTGAGCTCGGCAGCAGCGCGGGGATCCCTTCCTGAGAGCGGCTCTGGCACGGTCAGAAACCTGCAGAGCCCCACACGAATTAGCTCATAAAAatcaggctctgctccatccctgctttgAAGAGGCGGCTGATGGAGGAAATAACAGCTGTGATCATAAACACCCAGGGCACGTGGAGCACCCAGAGCAGAGAACTGTGAGTGATCTTCACATCGCAGCTGGGGACAGACCATCCATGCCTTGCCCAAGGTATCCATATTTTATTGGAATTGCACCAGGGAATTCTGATCCATTTGACATGTTAACCCTATGTTCTGCGGTTTGCTGCCTCTCCATCTTTCAATTCATTCGTGTCCGTTCATTcataaagaaatacaaacactTTCCTCCCTGGTTTAACACATCCTGACCTGCTCCTGAAAAGCCCCACACGTAATCCATCCGTGTTATTAACTATGAAAAACGTGCAGTAGGGAGTGCATCACTGTCATCTCTCGTTGCCCCCAGTTAGTCCTGCTCTAACCCTTTTAGCCTCGAGAGGAACCAGATTATAACTTGTCTGTCAGGGCTGAGGTGGATTTTACGCAACCAGTGTCGTAATTATCGAAATGATTGCTCTATCAGTCAGCAGCTTGTTGCAAGACCTTTACGTCTTTTTGCTGATTCTGGACTTTctgaagcaaagagaaatggTTTCCTGGGTGTAAGGGCAACTCCTGCAGTACTCAGGATGTGTCAGAGCAGCCCGACGTGCATCCACTATCAGGAAAATGAATGGTCAATAGGAACTCATTAATAGCTGACTACATTTTCTATCTCCTCTTGTTTTATTCTGCTACTCAGAGTGGTGGCCAAAATAAATGATCAAGACTTGGTTATTTCCTCTCTTCTTGACCCATTCCTGAAGGAAATCTTCATTGGGCAGCCACGGAGAAGAGCAAAATGAAGGTAACGGGAATTTTTAGTGCGAGGCAGCGGGATCTCAGCGATGAGCAGACCATAAGCTTTGTATTTAGGCTCCACCTTGTGGGGTGCAGTAGAACTCATTCACCAACACAAACAAACTCCCTGAGTttacagccctggcaggaggagccaATGAGGCAGCTGCTTAGAGCAGAGCCCAGGTTTAGTGGAGTTCACTTAGGGTTTCATTGAGTCCATGGGTTGGAACTCACATTCGAGACCACCTAAGATCGGTTTGTGGGAGATGAGACGCACTGATAAATCAGCTGCCTGCTCATTTTGTGGCTATGGACAAATCTTAAATCTTAAATCTCCCCTCCTCACTGCTTGTGTTCATTTCTAGATGccctgtgcaggctgccctggagcagaggctggacagagctccagaataaagcagggatttattcaaagcatctcctccatggatccaccttgggcagcacaagagcccagccagggctgcccccaagaggaacccaaatggtcccaaaatgcacgagcgctcccggggtctctgccttggctcagctctgctccatttgcaccttgcagttcattgtccagttccagctttagcccaggcactcccaccctgcttgtttttctctctgcagcccacgctgtttgtgctcctgggctgagctttggagcatttgtccttggtgcccagctggagcaggaattgtctTGCCcacctgctctgtgaagagCACTTACCAACACTTCACATGAACCTCAGAACTGCACAGAGTCCGAATATAAGATATCAGAATATAAAAGCTAAAGCTTAAGGCATCAATCTCATTTTTCTCCCAGATGGCTGTGGATGCTCAGGGGGATTCTCTCGGAGCCAGGACCTGGCCGTGGTCAGGGAATCCACGGAtcaggctgcaggtgctgggaatGTGGCTCTGTTCAAACAAGCTGTCAGCCTGTAACCTTTGTGCCTATGCCAGTGGGGCCGTGGTTACTCATCCCAGTCCCACCCACAGGCTTGGCACGGAGCTCCGCGCCTTCCGAAGCCTCGTGGCTCCTTATCACCTCGATAAAAGTGTGTTTGTGCAGAGCTCCGGCTGCTCCAGAGctcacagctgcctcttctccctctctgcttgTGCCTCACCTCAGCAGGGGGAAAGGCAGCGGCACAAAGTGGCTCCAGGGAAGAGGGGGAATATCCCTGGAACAGAGGAGTCCCCGGGATAAATGGGCCTCCAGAATGCCAAGCCCTCGGTGAAGGGGGCCAACATCGTGATGCTGGGGCTGGACTCGGCGGGGAAATCCACGCTGCTCTACAAATTCAGGTATAAAGACGTTTTCATAACAATGCCAACGATCGGCTTCAATGTGGATATGATCGAAGCAGGGAAAGATTTCACGCTGACGTTTTGGGATGTTGGaggacagaagaaaatgagagagcTCTGGAGCAATTTCCTGGAAGACGCCGGCGGGCTGCTGTACGTGGTGGACAGCTCTGACAAGCGGCGGCTGGAGGAGTCCAGGAGGGAATTTGAGctcattttaaagaatgaaTCCATAAAAAACGTCCCGGTGGTCGTGCTGGCGAACAAGCAGGATTTGCCTGGAGCTCTGAACGCCGAGGAGATCACCAGGAAGCTCAAGATGAAGAAGTACTGCAGTGACAGGAACTGGTAcgtgcagccctgctgtgccaccacgggagaggggctggcagaagctctgcagagggtgGCCACGTTTGCCAGGCAGTACAAGAAGTCAAAGGAGACTTTCATCACCCTGAAGGAACTCAACTCCTTTTAAGGATTTCTATCATCCACTTCTGGTGACTCTTAACATATTTTGTTGGACAGATTGAATCTGGAAATACTGGATTCTGAAGAACttttatacataaatatttataaaggaCTTCGACTATATTAAATTCTACTGTTATACCTGCAGATATTTGATATACCTGATGGGATATCTCGTACCTGAGATGGGACTCTGtagcattttattattatttttttatttacttaagGCTATTCAAGTTGAATGATGAGAAAGTGGCAGTCGAgcacatggaaataaaataggTGAGCAGCGTTTAAGTGGCTTAAATCAAATGAGGATTCAATTTTTTGCAAGATGTACACCAGCCAAGTCATTTGGTCAGCAGTGATCAAATGCTGTTTTGTAATAAATGCTCTGTGGATGTGTTTCTTATTTGAAAACAGAGTGGGTGAGAGCTTCAGCTGTAGTTATGTCCAAGAGAATTTGGCTGTTTGTGCATTGTAGAAACAATTCCTGCAGAGAGGTGGTGACGAGCAGGAGGAGCTCCTCACCCAGCCCGggacagagcctggctccagTGCTGTCCCCAAGGTGCAGCTGTGACCTCCCATTGTCCCAGAGACCCACGTGCTGCTCCCCTtgttcctgcactgctgcactgccctCCTCACAGGGGACcagccagggaacagctggatcCCGTTGGTTTTGTGCTGATTTCCCAGACCTAAGCTCTGGAGAAGCCATGGCTCTCATTGTGCtctcattttttgtttcaggatAACACCAAGGAAGTAGGTGGGAAGTAAGAAGTTTACATGTCATTCTTACTAATAAACAGACAGGAATGTCAAGTTATAAAAGGGTGAAGCAGCAGTAAAATCACCCAGACATACCCTGGTGTCTCATGCACGGGTTattcaaagacaaaaaacatCAGCTGGGTTTGCTGAAACAGTAAACAAAGGGAAGTTTCCCAATAGTAGCTGTTATTAATACTGAGACTAATTAATTTCCAGGGGCTAAATCCTGAGTCATGCTGAGACTCTTGCTAAAAGCAGAGCAAATGTCTGGATTTCTCATTGCCCGCTCTGGTGATTTGGACTCAATAGGAAATATCATCTTCTGTCCCTAAAAAGATCTTTAAAAGTCATTAATGTTGGTTTTCCAGGCCAAAAAATTCAATGTTTAAAAGTGTGGTAGTGCATATTGATACATTTATAACTGTTTGCATGTGTATGGGGTGAATTCTCTTAATCTGATCACGCGTCTGTTATAGAGCAGAATTTACTTCTGTGGCCTCAGGACTTCCTCAGGGAGAAACACTCCTGAGAGATTTAATGAGGGTGTACCAGGGTCTCAAATTAGCCAAGAAGCAAGTtctgaaaggagaaataaagtCATAAAATAGACCAGCTCATGCAGCTAGAAATGAGAATCAGCTCTCAGGCACACAGGCCCTTCTGCAGCTTATCAAATTACACTAAATGACACTCACATCAACttgaagaaatgttttacattATGCttcaaaggaaaggaataaacTCAATTCCATTCACTTCACAGAATATCAAGTATtttgaaattgcatttttgaAGAGCttggtttcccagagaagtgaAGGCAGGCCTGTTACATCTGCCCAAGGACACCCCAACCTTTTGGAATCATTTTaaaggtttaaaataaatatcagtgGGGCTGGCTTGGAGGCGCAGGTTCTCAGAGGAATAAGATACCTGAAAGCTTAATTAAAACCTCAGTGAGGCAGAGAAAAGTGACCATCCCTTAAAGGCAAGGCTGCTAAGGCACAAAAAGCTGATCCCCACGGAGATAAATGTTCCTTTGGCAAGGGACATCAATCCAGAGCCAGGGCTTcatgggctgctctgctctgggagctccagggctgttcCATCGAGCTTGGCTCAGCCGAGCACTCAGGGCTCCCTCAGGATGGGACAGAGATGGAGCGCACTGCTCCAAGCCTGGAGCAAAAACCTCCCTGGCACTCAGCACATCCTGGGAAGGTGCAGAGGAAGGGAACTGGGGCTCCGCTCTGAGCACAGGCTCAACCCAGCGCGCTGTGTGCTCCCACGGGAAGCCTGGGAATTGTTGGACATCTGATCCCATCACATGTTCCAGGGTGAAATTATAACACCCATGGACTTCCAGAGGTTCCAAAGTTTCCAGCTCCATGCCTCTTGCAGAGTTAGGACTGCTCGGCTGAACACCACGAGCAGAATTGTCTTGGTGTTTCAGGAATTCTGCCTGAATTCTTGGTGTTTCAGGAATTCTGCCTTGGTGTTTCAGGAATTCTGTGCTAGAATCCAACCCACAGCTCAGGGATAATTCATTCCTGGATGAGTTTGgcttaatttattatttcagttttttaccGATCACTCACTAGAAAACTTTTAGGATTTTTGAAGGGTTTGGGATGCTTTGAGATGGTGAGAAATCAGAATCTGAAGAGCCCTGCGGCAGTGGAGCTGAAGTCTGGGAAAAAGAAGGATGAAAGGCCTTGAAGAGTTGGGGTCAGATGTTTGTTGGGGTCAGATGTTTATTTTGCTCcagatttgggaatttttttcatcCGCTCACTGgctgttttgcatttttaactgCTGCGTTCTGGCAGTCTCCTGCAGGTGTTTTGTAGCTGAAGGGCTCAAACCCTTCAGTGTCTGCTCCTATTCCTTAAAGAGTTTGCTGTGCCTGATCCTTTGTGCCGGCAGAAAAGTCAAGGTGACAAAACGAGTGGGACACAGAATAGAAGGATCTGAACCCCAGGGCCTGCAGGACCCTGTGCCCTCTCAGGGAGATGTGTTTGGATGGCACCATTTAAAGCTGACAGACCCAGAAGATGGGCCCTGTCCTGTTGGCAGGATAAGATCCCTGTGGTTTGAAGTCACATTGAGGTTTCTGAGTTTAGGAATAACTCATGGAGCTCATTGAACATGGGTCCAGTGGGGTGAAATGGGGATGAAATGCCATTTTAAGGGAAGGTGTGGAGCAGCAGAATAATTTGGGTAGCAGCACTCCCTCCTGCTTTGCCTGGGAGACAACAGTCCCATAATTTAGAATCCGGGAGAAGCGTGGTGTCTAAGGGCTGCAGGACAAGGCTCCTCCAGTATCAGATGACTGGTGTCACTCAAAATGTCTCTGTGCCATCTCATTTCAGACAAGTAACTGAACCAAAGGAGAGACAAACAAGTGTCAAACAAGTTCTGAGTGCTGCAAAGGAGACAGCACCACTTTGAAGTGCTGTGTGGGCATTGAACAGGTTTTTTCCCCGAGTAAATGGGCCATGCTgagttctgtgctgctgcaatcAGGCTTCCTCCACTTTAATCAGCTCAGGTATCCTGTTTGGATTCTGGACATCCATCTCCTCAGATCCCACAGCCTGGATGAGCCAGCTGGCTGCAATTTGGGATGTAAATTCTGGAGGGTGGAGGCCCTCAGCACACACCACACTGCAGGGGCCATTTGCAAATGGAAATTCATGGACAGTGGCGAGCCCAGACACATTCTGAAGGCAGGGGATTTTAGCAAACGGAGCATTCCTTGCGCTTCAGTTTCTCCAAGATTCCGTTCCACAGCTGTGCTCGGTGTTCCTGCTCATCCCTCATGTGTTTGTGGCACTTGGACTGACACACTTCCCCTCAGccctgtcacctgtgtgtcccctccctgtctgCACCCGGCtttctccctgtccttgtccttcCCCAGGAGTCCCAAGGGCAGCGCAGCTCCCATGGTCTCCTTATCAGATTTCCcctgggtttttgggtttgctCTCAGCCCCTCCTCAGGCTTGGAGTGACCTACAGACGTTTACATTTACAGACGTTTACAGACATTTACAGCCCcatttcattgttttctgccagctccttcctccaAGCTCTCCTTTCCCACGATGTATGCAAACCTCCTGACAATGCTTTATGAGCCGTGCCTtttgatgaatattttttattatttccttgtTCTCCCCGCACTTATTCATCTGCTCCCTTTTCGTCTTACAGGGTGCTTTCATTGGTGCAAAGATCatctttttgttctgtgtttttactTGTGTTTTAACCTTTTGTGGACTTGTTTTTACTTCGTTTTACCCTTTTCACATGCCTGGCCAACGAGAAGTTTCTAGGCCTTGTATTACCCCGATTCTGGCAAAATACCTgcaaaaataagtaattttgtGAGTTTAATAACCCACCTGGCTCTGAAACCTGAGCCATGCATAATGTTTGGTTTCAGCAATTCtagctgggaacagcagcaaggaTTTTATCGATCCAGACAAAGGCCAATCTCCTCTGCGATTCTGCTTGGCTGTTAAAGGGTAACTGTGCCTTAATCAATAGTTTTCAGTTACTTTATCTAAAGCACACACGTTTATCGCTGAAGAATGTGAGTCTCTCAACCTTCCCTCAAGAACTCagagaagttttatttcttacagggccgtgccaggctgctgtgaaaaTACCTCGTATCATTGGGATGTAACACAAAACATAAAGGCATTCTGCAAACAGCTTCATTAACAGAGGATCAATTAATGCCTGGCTCCTCGTGGGGTGGCTCAGGGCTGGATGTCTTTCCCAGCACAAGGGAAAAATTTTGGATTGAATTCATGTGGATTTCCCTTTGCTGAGGATTAGCaataaatggaataattttggGTTGAATTCATGTGGATTTCCCTTTGCTGAAGATTAACAATAAAGGGAATAATTTTGGGTTGAATTCACGTGGATTTCCCTTTGCTGAGGATTAACAATAAAGGGAATAATTTTGGGTTGAATTCACATGGATTTCCCTTTGCTGAGGATTAACAATAAAGGGAATAATTTTGGGCTGAATTCATGTGGATTTCCCTTTGCTGAAGATTAACAATAAAGGGAATAATTTTGGGTTGAATTCCCGTGGATTTTCTTTGGTTGAGGATTAATAAAAAAGGTTTAATTTACCTAAAATGTCCATGGGTGGTCACACCATTTTTATGTGCCCATCAGTATTTACACATCTTGAATTCtctgaaaaagtgaaaaaaaaaaaagaaataattacagaaGAAGAATTTAAGGAGTTAACCTGGAGGGGTGGTGAGGGAAGATAAATGACAGCAGTACCATGAGAAAGGGAAGCGAAatgaaaagtgagaaaattctCAGGCCAAAGTACTGAGTGttgaagaaacacaaagaaatagaaaggaaaaaaaaaaaaatcttcccagcCGTTAACTTTGCACTCTGGTGCAaaagctgaggctgctcctctTTTAAAATCAACATTTCGTGTGTGCAGTCCCTCCCGGGGCTCACAGGGGaacttccctgctctccctgaaCGGTCAAAGCTGAAGGCAGCAGTTCCACAGATAAATAATATCAGGCCATAAAGATAATGTAACTTTGGAGAAAACACTGCAAAGGACTGTCTGCTCGCAGCAGCTCTGATCAGTCGTCATCCTGAGTGTCAatagtttaaaatattgaaCATATTAAAGTCAAACGATGTGGAAATTAATTATAGTTTAACTCTTCCGTTTTACCTACACAGGAAAATTTACAATTTCTCAGCTGTCACCAACATTGAGCCTTTTCTTCTGACACTTAAGGTTTTCCACTGACTCATTTGGATCACTGATAGTTTAAAATATCCATTTGTTGCCCACGCTAACGGGTAAATTTGTACAGGCTTGGCTTCCTCGCGTGCTGCTGAAAGCCCCTGTCAAGCACGAAGGAAAACCCGAGGAAAACACCGGAAATTtgagaaatattatttaaaaatacttgtatCATGTGTGTTTCCTCGCTGAGACATCTTGTGGTGTGTGAGGCTTCCTGCAGCTCGTCAAAACGAAACCATCGGGCTGCAAATTCAAACGGAGACCAGGGGAGCCCGAGAGCTCTCCGAGAGGCTCAAAGCACACAGCTAAAAATCGCTTTTTTTGAACAAAAACTGCCTCATTGCAGCACTGATGGGCTTATTCTCAGAGATTATTTTCAATTtgataaatttaaatttaaatataagaaatagaaataaatagaaatagaaatagaaatagaaatagaaatagaaatatacatgtatataaatataaatattaatattaatattaaatataactATAGCTATATAactagaaatagaaatagaaatagaaatagaaataactataactataactGTATAACTAGAACTAGAACTAGAACTAGAAataactataactataactataactataaatatagatataaataaatataaatataaatataaatataaatataaatataaatataaatataaatataaatataaatataaatataaatataaatataaatataaatataaatataaatataaatataaatataaatatgttgCTGCTCTTTGGGTAAAGCCCACATTTGTTTTCATCGTGCATTAAGATGAAGTTTTGTGGCACTGAAAATTCCTAACAGTGAGTGATGCCCAAAGTGCCCAAACAAGCAGGTTCCTAAGAGggaattcccattttccccacgTTGGTTGTGATTTGGAAGAGCTCTGGTTCCCAGTTCACAGATGGGGTGGGATTTGAATATAAAGAGGAATAATGAGCATTCAAAGAAAGGGTTGATCTCAGTGATCTGACGGAGGCACAGATTCCTGAAGCTGCTGAAACGCTGCCTAATTCAGGAAAATTATGTGCCCATTCTTGCCCctcaaaagaaaagctgaacagaAATATTACCATTTATCAGCCATCAGAAAATCAGGGAAATCTCAGCCCTGAGCCTTGGGAGAATGGGCCTCGttagtgctgctgctcagagcactcATTTTCTCCATTACAGCGGAACAAAGAGAGATGCAAACTTggagtattttcatttctctgctcaACACCAAGCCCTGCGCCTTTCAAAATCCCTTATTCAGCCATGGATTCGagtttcctttcaaaatgaGCCCGAGACACAGCACTGACAATAGCAATCTGCATCTGgacatttacatttttgttgCATCTTGGGTTTGGTGCTGTTTTATGAGCTAaactctgctccctggcagtgTTAACAGCCAGGAATAAGAGCTGGAACCTGAGATGCTCCCCAAAATGTCTCTGTTTTCATGATCCTAGCAGTGGTTCTGTGTCCAACAAGAATCACATCACCTAACACCTCCCACCATTTAATTACCTGAGCATTTGTGTAGATTGATTTCTCAAACACAGCTCCCATGATCAGCCTTCCTTCTGGAAACCTGAGGAATTAAGGATGGAAAAGCAAATTCCCTTTCTGCAGTCAAGTAGAACAGGACCCAGAATACTGCAGCTCCCAGACCTGCCAGCAGATCAgaagtttttcctttccttttagaAATATTACTGAACTCCCCCCAAACCAGAGACAGAAGCATTTTGTTGTCCCTGTCCCACCATCAGCACTGCTACAAGGATTTGTTTGAACATGGAAAGACCACATCCCTGGATCTCCCTGACATGGCTCATTTCAGTAACCATTGCTTCATTTTTATCTCAAatgaattttttccctttcctttaaTAGGAAATCGTGCTGGAAAGGCAAAGCAGCTGGACACCAGCAGGGAAGTGCAGCTCCACAATCTGCTGATGGAGGATTGATTCCTCTTCTTCTTGGGCTATTTGCAGCTGATGGATTTTTGGGATCTACTCCAGCTCTGTACCAAGGAACATTTTTGTCACTGGTCACGTCATGACCCACAAATTTGTCTGCAAAAGCTGTGATTTAGCACATGAAAAACTGAACATTCACGGGCTGAATTGTAGCAAACACACCAATGCAAATGAAAGGCAATCCCCCAATGGAATGTTGtaggaaataaaaagtgatttaaagCGGAGTGGCTGAGAtcagagcaggctgtgctctTGCAGAGGCActctggagctctgctgatGCATTTGGCTCCTGCTCGGTGTCATGTGGAGCCCTGGGCTGAGTTCTGCTCACAGGAGCAGATGTTGGGCTGATGTGGATCAGCAAAGGGCCGCTGGAGCCGGAggagctccctccagcctgcaccctctgggagctgggctgcagcctctcccctgGAGGACACAGAATGCTGCGAGTTATCCCTGAACTCATCCCACGGCAGCTTccaaaaaaatgagaataaaaatatcTAGAGGCCtttaactaggaaaaaaaaaggctcattAGGGGTGTTAGACATTCAGAGGTCTCGTGGGAGGAGATCCCCGAGGCAGCTGTGaggacacagcagagcccagggcccGTG
The genomic region above belongs to Motacilla alba alba isolate MOTALB_02 chromosome 9, Motacilla_alba_V1.0_pri, whole genome shotgun sequence and contains:
- the ARL14 gene encoding ADP-ribosylation factor-like protein 14, with protein sequence MGLQNAKPSVKGANIVMLGLDSAGKSTLLYKFRYKDVFITMPTIGFNVDMIEAGKDFTLTFWDVGGQKKMRELWSNFLEDAGGLLYVVDSSDKRRLEESRREFELILKNESIKNVPVVVLANKQDLPGALNAEEITRKLKMKKYCSDRNWYVQPCCATTGEGLAEALQRVATFARQYKKSKETFITLKELNSF